A region from the Acidiferrobacter sp. SPIII_3 genome encodes:
- a CDS encoding DUF6516 family protein, with the protein MADPTGIDTLLELSGHVLAQEGGYWVKINAWRVEPSPMIPRGVRYALTLRDARGTRVMGFDNAHAPDPSQQGRYAGRIVAYDHQHRHATDIGVPYAFRDAYELMKDFFAAVDRIIQERQS; encoded by the coding sequence ATGGCGGACCCGACCGGGATCGATACGCTTCTGGAACTGAGCGGGCACGTCCTGGCGCAAGAGGGCGGCTACTGGGTCAAGATCAATGCATGGCGCGTGGAACCGTCGCCCATGATTCCGCGCGGCGTGCGCTATGCCTTGACGTTACGCGACGCGCGCGGGACGCGCGTCATGGGATTCGATAACGCCCACGCACCAGACCCCTCACAGCAAGGGCGATACGCCGGGCGTATCGTGGCGTACGATCACCAACACCGCCATGCCACGGACATAGGCGTCCCTTACGCATTCCGGGATGCCTATGAGTTGATGAAGGATTTTTTCGCCGCCGTGGACAGAATCATACAGGAGAGACAGTCATGA
- a CDS encoding transcriptional regulator gives MSAITIGIMSQEKIRERVYAIARGDYRPRPDEPKVWFTSMRSLTEILSDENRALLRTILETHPASIRALAETTGRKAGNLSRTLKTMSRYGIVRLERDKRQVRPVVQASEFHIIAA, from the coding sequence ATGAGCGCGATCACGATTGGGATCATGTCGCAGGAGAAGATTCGGGAGCGGGTTTATGCGATTGCGCGTGGGGACTATCGCCCACGGCCGGACGAGCCCAAGGTGTGGTTCACCTCCATGCGGTCTCTCACCGAGATATTGAGCGACGAGAACCGCGCCCTTTTACGCACCATCCTGGAGACTCACCCCGCCTCCATCCGCGCGCTCGCCGAGACCACGGGCCGTAAGGCCGGCAACCTTTCTCGCACGCTGAAGACGATGAGCCGTTATGGGATCGTGCGCCTTGAACGCGACAAACGACAGGTGCGTCCCGTTGTGCAGGCCTCCGAGTTTCACATCATCGCCGCCTAA